Proteins encoded in a region of the Triplophysa rosa linkage group LG6, Trosa_1v2, whole genome shotgun sequence genome:
- the LOC130555799 gene encoding uncharacterized protein LOC130555799 isoform X2: MEVFQTSILHLNLCIIFTLLTQEGLSSSFHEHINKTAFEGETVTLKCNNTADGDDITWKKNNVVIFTEDLFNNRTMKNFTSKRMFIEKSTELKIKQIQVSDAGIYYCQNTKGLIRWILTVSENRPEPTKQISLYIISSCTGFIMVGFIISLSIWIHRKQKNSEDAAHRETMEDVTPARGKVQTHNSQYFERITGGL, from the exons ATGGAGGTTTTTCAAACCAGCATTCTTCACCTGAATCTGTGCATCATCTTTACTCTACTAACTCAAGAAG GACTTTCCAGCTCCTTTCATGAGCACATCAACAAAACAGCCTTTGAAGGAGAAACTGTCACATTAAAATGCAACAATACTGCGGATGGAGACGACATtacatggaaaaaaaacaatgttgtgATTTTTACGGaagatttatttaataacaGAACTATGAAAAACTTCACCtcaaaaagaatgtttattgaaaaatcaacagaactgaaaataaaacaaatacaagtaTCTGATGCAGGCATCTATTACTGTCAAAATACTAAAGGACTAATACGGTGGATATTAACAGTATCAG AAAACAGACCGGAGCCTACCAAACAAATATCACTCTACATTATCAGCTCATGTACTGGATTTATTATGGTCGGTTTTATAATCAGCCTCAGCATCTGGATTCACAG aaaacagaaaaacagtgaAGATGCAGCTCACAGAGAAACAATGGAGGACGTT ACACCAGCCAGAGGAAAAGTACAGACTCACAACAGTCAATACTTTGAGAG GATCACAGGAGGGCTGTAG
- the LOC130555799 gene encoding uncharacterized protein LOC130555799 isoform X1 yields MEVFQTSILHLNLCIIFTLLTQEGLSSSFHEHINKTAFEGETVTLKCNNTADGDDITWKKNNVVIFTEDLFNNRTMKNFTSKRMFIEKSTELKIKQIQVSDAGIYYCQNTKGLIRWILTVSENRPEPTKQISLYIISSCTGFIMVGFIISLSIWIHRKQKNSEDAAHRETMEDVTPARGKVQTHNSQYFERYNSMYGEISH; encoded by the exons ATGGAGGTTTTTCAAACCAGCATTCTTCACCTGAATCTGTGCATCATCTTTACTCTACTAACTCAAGAAG GACTTTCCAGCTCCTTTCATGAGCACATCAACAAAACAGCCTTTGAAGGAGAAACTGTCACATTAAAATGCAACAATACTGCGGATGGAGACGACATtacatggaaaaaaaacaatgttgtgATTTTTACGGaagatttatttaataacaGAACTATGAAAAACTTCACCtcaaaaagaatgtttattgaaaaatcaacagaactgaaaataaaacaaatacaagtaTCTGATGCAGGCATCTATTACTGTCAAAATACTAAAGGACTAATACGGTGGATATTAACAGTATCAG AAAACAGACCGGAGCCTACCAAACAAATATCACTCTACATTATCAGCTCATGTACTGGATTTATTATGGTCGGTTTTATAATCAGCCTCAGCATCTGGATTCACAG aaaacagaaaaacagtgaAGATGCAGCTCACAGAGAAACAATGGAGGACGTT ACACCAGCCAGAGGAAAAGTACAGACTCACAACAGTCAATACTTTGAGAGGTACAACTCAATGTATGGAGAAATATCACACTGA